A single genomic interval of Chrysemys picta bellii isolate R12L10 chromosome 8, ASM1138683v2, whole genome shotgun sequence harbors:
- the PODN gene encoding podocan gives MLPSSRSLLVLWLLVFSYKMIHGHNDEDNEFLENSSKLLNPDPNFLTPDCPRDCTCTQEGVVDCGGIDLKEFPIDLPESTNHLSLQNNQIEEIFPEELARLYRLETLNLQNNRLTSKGLPEEAFEQLENLNYLYLANNKLTLAPKFLPNTLISADFAANYITKIYGLTFGQKPNLRSVYLHNNKLSDAGLPDNIFNGSNNVEILIMSSNFLKYVPKNLPPALYKLHLKNNKLEKIPKGAFNELAGLRELYLQNNYLTNEGMDNETFWKLSSLEYLDLSSNNLSQIPSGLPRNIVLLHLEKNAIKTIGRDVLIQIRNLEYLLLHNNKLKARGIHPLAFQGLKKLHTVHLYNNMLERIPSGLPRRVKTLMILHNQISEINRNDFATTYLLEELNLSYNKITSPHIHREAFRKLRLLKSLDLSGNNLHTLPFGFPKNLQILKLKENDISTIPRRALAGMTKLQELFLSNNKLKVNSIHRGAWRELSSLQILDMGGNQLISIPSDLPGSLEYLYLQNNKITMVSENAFESTPNIKGIFLRYNKIAVGAVKESTFQSLKHLQVLDIEGNFEFSDTSKNRDNSEEEEEEEEEESR, from the exons ATGCTTCCAAGCAGCAGATCCCTGCTGGTGCTGTGGCTTTTGGTATTTAGCTACAAAATGATCCATGGTCACAATGATGAAGACAATGAGTTTCTGGAAAATTCATCCAAATTACTGAATCCAGACCCTAATTTCCTGACTCCAGACTGCCCTAGAGACTGCACCTGCACCCAGGAAGGAGTTGTGGATTGTGGAGGGATCGATCTGAAAGAATTTCCCATAGATTTACCAGAATCAACAAACCACCTTTCTTTGCAG AATAACCAGATAGAAGAAATCTTTCCAGAAGAGCTTGCACGTCTTTACAGACTAGAAACGCTCAATTTACAGAACAACAGGCTCACTTCGAAAG GGCTTCCAGAGGAGGCATTTGAACAGCTGGAGAACCTGAATTACCTGTACCTTGCAAACAATAAG CTAACTCTGGCTCCGAAATTCCTACCAAATACCTTGATCAGTGCAGATTTTGCAGCCAATTACATCACAAAGATTTATGGGCTCACGTTCGGACAGAAGCCAAACCTGAG ATCTGTATATCTTCACAACAATAAACTTTCAGATGCTGGGTTACCTGATAATATATTCAATGGCTCTAATAACGTGGAGATATTGATCATGTCCAGCAATTTCCTGAAGTATGTTCCGAAGAACCTGCCTCCAGCACTATATAAACTACACTTAAAG AACAACAAACTGGAAAAGATTCCCAAAGGAGCCTTCAATGAACTTGCGGGCCTTCGAGAGCTGTATTTGCAGAACAACTACTTGACTAATGAAGGGATGGACAATGAAACCTTCTG GAAACTATCCAGCCTTGAATATCTAGATTTGTCCAGCAATAACCTTTCACAAATCCCGAGTGGCTTGCCTCGAAACATcgtcctccttcacctggagaagaATGCAATTAAGACGATTGGCAGGGACGTCTTGATCCAAATTAGAAACCTTGAGTACCTTCTACTTCACAACAACAAATTAAAAGCCCGAGGGATCCACCCGCTAGCCTTCCAGGGCTTGAAGAAGCTGCATACTGTCCACTTGTACAACAATATGCTGGAAAGGATTCCCAGCGGGCTACCGCGGCGAGTGAAGACACTTATGATCCTTCACAACCAGATCTCTGAGATTAACAGGAATGATTTTGCTACCACTTACTTACTGGAGGAGCTAAACTTAAGTTACAATAAGATCACAAGTCCTCATATCCATCGGGAGGCCTTCCGCAAGCTGAGACTGCTGAAGTCCTTGGATCTTTCTGGGAACAACCTCCACACGCTGCCCTTTGGCTTTCCAAAGAACTTGCAGATTCTGAAACTGAAGGAGAACGACATAAGCACCATTCCAAGAAGAGCCCTGGCAGGAATGACAAAGCTGCAGGAGCTCTTCCTGAGCAACAATAAACTGAAAGTCAATTCCATTCACAGGGGAGCATGGCGGGAACTCAGCAGTCTCCAG ATATTAGATATGGGTGGCAATCAGCTGATCTCTATTCCATCGGACCTGCCAGGATCCCTAGAATATCTATATCTCCAGAACAACAAaatcaccatggtatcagagaATGCCTTTGAATCCACACCCAACATAAAGGGAATTTTCCTCAG GTATAATAAGATAGCAGTTGGAGCAGTGAAGGAAAGTACATTCCAAAGCCTAAAGCATTTACAGGTGCTGGATATTGAAGGGAACTTTGAATTCAGTGATACTTCAAAGAACAGGGATAattcagaagaggaggaggaagaagaagaggaagaatcAAGATAA